The proteins below are encoded in one region of Paenarthrobacter ilicis:
- a CDS encoding dihydrodipicolinate synthase family protein: MSTQFQGVIPPVITPRHANGSIDTASLKNVTKHLIDGGVSGLFVLGSSGEVPYLTNDERELVVSTIADANAGAVPLIVGANEQTTTRVIEEARKVVDLGADAIVVTSMYYAIGNAAETETHFRSIHAAIEKPIFAYDVPVRTHFKLPTDLLVRLGRDGVIAGVKDSSGDDVSFRQLILAAKEIPNFDIFTGHEVVVDGALLGGAQGVVPGLGNVDPAGYRRLFDAAQAGDWALAAREQDRLADVFEIVYTPNGRVSGGAAGLGAFKTALQVMGVIESNTMSSPMLSLNDSETAAIREILERNGLV, encoded by the coding sequence GTGTCCACTCAATTCCAGGGCGTCATCCCCCCGGTCATCACCCCCCGCCACGCCAACGGCAGCATCGACACCGCGTCGCTGAAGAACGTCACCAAGCACCTGATCGACGGCGGCGTGTCCGGCCTTTTCGTCCTGGGCTCCTCCGGCGAAGTCCCCTACCTGACCAACGACGAGCGTGAGCTGGTGGTCTCCACCATCGCCGACGCCAACGCTGGAGCAGTTCCGCTGATCGTGGGCGCCAACGAGCAGACCACCACGCGCGTCATTGAGGAAGCCCGCAAGGTGGTAGACCTTGGCGCTGACGCGATCGTGGTTACCTCCATGTACTACGCGATCGGCAACGCAGCGGAAACGGAGACCCATTTCCGCAGCATCCACGCAGCTATCGAGAAGCCGATCTTCGCCTACGACGTCCCGGTCCGCACCCACTTCAAACTGCCCACGGATCTTCTGGTCCGCCTCGGCCGCGACGGCGTCATTGCCGGTGTCAAGGACTCCTCCGGCGACGATGTCTCCTTCCGCCAACTGATCCTCGCCGCCAAGGAAATCCCCAACTTCGACATCTTCACCGGTCACGAGGTTGTGGTGGACGGTGCGCTCCTGGGCGGCGCGCAGGGCGTCGTCCCGGGCCTCGGCAACGTTGACCCGGCCGGCTACCGTCGCCTGTTCGACGCCGCGCAGGCCGGCGACTGGGCTCTCGCGGCCCGCGAGCAGGATCGCCTGGCCGACGTCTTCGAGATCGTCTACACCCCCAACGGCCGCGTCTCCGGCGGCGCCGCTGGGCTGGGTGCGTTCAAGACCGCGCTGCAGGTGATGGGCGTCATCGAGTCGAACACCATGAGCTCGCCGATGCTGTCTTTGAATGACTCCGAGACTGCCGCGATCCGCGAAATTCTGGAGCGGAACGGGCTGGTCTAA
- a CDS encoding ABC transporter permease, with the protein MVTILRLLGRRLAALPLMILGITLLVFLVLQAAPGDQASSALGDGASEEAKQQYRQDNGLNDPLVLQYFRFLGKLLQFDLGVTTPPAKSVASMIASAFPLTLQLTFLGVLIAIVLSLAFGIMGALYRDKWQDQLVRVFSIAAIATPSFWLGILLIQWFALGENPMFPSGGIATPESGFGGWLNSMALPALALGIPVSASLIRVVRTSMVEELDRDYVRTAIGNGVPYREVVSKNVLRNALVTPVTVLGLRVGYLLGGAVVIEMIFALPGMGQLILNGITNLDVNLVQGVVLTISVTFVLVNIVVDLLYLLINPRIRTV; encoded by the coding sequence TTGGTCACCATATTGCGTTTGCTAGGCCGCAGACTTGCAGCATTGCCATTGATGATCCTGGGCATTACGTTGCTCGTCTTCCTCGTCCTGCAGGCCGCTCCCGGCGATCAGGCAAGCTCCGCCCTCGGCGATGGCGCCAGCGAAGAAGCCAAGCAGCAGTACCGCCAGGACAATGGCCTGAACGACCCCCTGGTCCTGCAGTACTTCCGATTCCTCGGCAAGCTCCTGCAGTTCGACCTCGGCGTCACCACACCACCGGCCAAGTCGGTGGCGTCCATGATCGCCTCGGCGTTTCCCCTGACCCTTCAACTCACCTTCCTTGGCGTCCTCATTGCGATCGTGCTCTCCCTGGCCTTCGGCATCATGGGCGCCCTGTACCGCGACAAATGGCAGGACCAGCTGGTCCGCGTCTTCTCCATCGCCGCGATTGCTACGCCGTCATTCTGGCTCGGCATCCTGCTCATCCAGTGGTTCGCCCTCGGTGAGAACCCGATGTTCCCCTCGGGCGGAATTGCGACGCCGGAATCCGGCTTTGGCGGTTGGCTCAACTCGATGGCCCTCCCGGCACTCGCCCTCGGCATCCCGGTCTCAGCGTCCCTGATCCGCGTGGTCCGCACCTCGATGGTTGAAGAACTGGACCGCGACTACGTCCGCACCGCCATCGGCAACGGTGTCCCCTACCGCGAGGTGGTCTCCAAGAACGTCCTCCGCAACGCGCTCGTCACCCCGGTGACCGTGCTGGGACTTCGCGTCGGCTACTTGCTGGGCGGCGCCGTCGTGATTGAAATGATTTTCGCCCTGCCCGGCATGGGCCAACTGATCCTCAACGGCATCACCAACCTGGACGTCAACCTGGTCCAGGGCGTGGTGCTCACCATCTCGGTCACCTTTGTTCTGGTGAACATCGTGGTGGACCTCCTCTACCTGCTCATCAACCCCCGAATCAGGACGGTATAG
- a CDS encoding dipeptide/oligopeptide/nickel ABC transporter permease/ATP-binding protein, which translates to MRSKLAERLSAPGIRFKALPWGSRIALLFLIMIVLAAIFAPVIAPHDPLETFIPATPPGAEHFFGTDRLGRDIFSRLLFGAQSSLMIGLGAVALAILAGALLGSFAATSSKSVNEIIMRLMDILMAFPGIALAAVLLAAFGNSVPTIIIAIAIIYTPQLARVVRANVLAQYGEDYVRAERVIGAGRFYILVKHIVRNTAAPVLVFATVMVADAIILEASLSFLGAGVQDPAPSWGNVISYGRNLVLSGGWWATTFAGLTILLTVLSLNILAEGLTDAMVNPKLRRAPVVKDDDGSSAAVAVDAEVATSVAQPSVVEAHELDGVMAASADGVTSGAGSSAVLTDVKLAATNPHLLLDRELELLAAIEAKRTDRLPQVSPEARNVLEVKNLSIRFPGRFGDIAIVDNVSFTVREGETMGLVGESGCGKSITSLAVMGLLPKTAQVTGSIKFDGKELLDSATMHSNPKAYEGLRGEQIAMVYQDALSSLNPSMKIKDQLEQLTKRGGRKTPAELLEMVKLDPVRTLASYPHELSGGQRQRVLIAMALSRSPKIVVADEPTTALDVTVQKQVVDLLNELREQLGFAMVFVSHDLALVASLAHRITVMYAGQVVETAQASELLQNPKHEYTRGLLGAVLSIEADAVRLHQIPGTVPSPRDFATGDRFAARSLRPDADPHQKLVLTAVSSVDSINGGDADHYWASHVKEDAK; encoded by the coding sequence ATGCGCAGCAAGCTCGCAGAACGGCTAAGTGCCCCGGGCATTCGTTTCAAGGCCCTGCCCTGGGGCTCCCGCATCGCCCTGCTCTTCCTCATCATGATTGTCCTGGCGGCCATCTTCGCGCCGGTCATTGCCCCGCACGATCCCTTGGAGACCTTTATCCCGGCCACCCCGCCGGGCGCCGAACACTTCTTCGGAACCGATCGTCTGGGCCGTGACATTTTCTCCCGGCTCCTGTTTGGCGCACAGTCCTCGCTGATGATCGGCCTGGGCGCGGTTGCCTTGGCCATCTTGGCCGGAGCGCTCCTCGGTTCGTTCGCGGCCACCTCCAGCAAGTCCGTGAACGAGATCATCATGCGGCTCATGGACATCCTCATGGCATTCCCCGGCATCGCCCTCGCAGCCGTGCTGTTGGCAGCGTTCGGTAACTCGGTGCCCACCATCATCATCGCGATCGCCATCATTTACACCCCCCAGCTGGCCCGCGTGGTCCGTGCCAACGTGCTGGCACAGTACGGCGAAGACTACGTCCGCGCCGAGCGCGTGATCGGAGCCGGCCGCTTCTACATCCTGGTCAAGCACATCGTCCGCAACACCGCCGCCCCCGTGCTGGTCTTCGCCACGGTCATGGTGGCCGACGCCATCATCCTCGAAGCCTCGCTGTCCTTCCTGGGCGCCGGCGTACAGGACCCCGCTCCTTCCTGGGGCAACGTGATCTCCTACGGCCGCAACCTGGTCCTGTCCGGCGGCTGGTGGGCCACTACCTTCGCCGGCCTCACCATCCTGCTGACCGTGCTCTCCCTAAACATCCTGGCCGAGGGCCTCACCGACGCCATGGTCAATCCGAAGCTCCGCCGGGCACCTGTAGTAAAGGACGACGACGGATCCTCCGCAGCCGTTGCCGTCGATGCCGAGGTTGCCACCTCCGTTGCCCAGCCCTCCGTGGTTGAGGCACACGAGCTCGACGGCGTCATGGCGGCTTCCGCTGACGGCGTCACTTCCGGGGCCGGCTCCTCAGCCGTGCTCACCGACGTGAAGCTCGCCGCCACCAACCCGCACCTCCTCCTGGACCGCGAATTGGAACTCCTGGCAGCAATCGAAGCGAAGCGCACCGACCGCCTCCCGCAGGTTTCTCCCGAAGCGCGAAACGTGCTCGAGGTGAAGAACCTCTCCATCCGGTTCCCGGGCCGTTTCGGCGACATCGCGATTGTGGACAACGTCTCCTTCACCGTCCGCGAGGGCGAAACCATGGGCCTGGTGGGCGAATCCGGTTGTGGCAAGTCCATCACTTCCCTGGCCGTGATGGGGCTGCTGCCCAAGACCGCCCAGGTCACCGGCTCCATCAAGTTCGATGGCAAGGAACTCCTGGACTCCGCCACCATGCACAGCAACCCGAAGGCCTATGAGGGCCTCCGGGGCGAACAGATCGCCATGGTCTACCAGGACGCGTTGAGCTCCCTGAATCCGTCCATGAAGATCAAGGACCAGCTGGAACAACTCACCAAACGCGGTGGGCGCAAAACTCCTGCCGAGCTCCTGGAAATGGTGAAACTGGATCCCGTCCGGACCCTCGCCAGCTACCCGCATGAGCTCTCCGGCGGCCAGCGCCAACGCGTGCTGATCGCCATGGCCCTCTCCCGTTCACCCAAGATTGTTGTGGCCGATGAGCCCACCACCGCCCTGGACGTCACGGTCCAGAAACAGGTTGTGGACCTGCTCAACGAACTGCGCGAACAACTCGGCTTCGCCATGGTGTTCGTCAGCCACGACCTCGCGTTGGTCGCCTCGCTGGCCCACCGCATCACGGTGATGTACGCCGGCCAGGTGGTGGAAACCGCACAGGCTTCCGAGCTTCTGCAGAACCCCAAGCACGAGTACACCCGCGGTTTGCTCGGCGCAGTCCTCTCCATTGAGGCCGACGCCGTGCGCCTCCACCAGATCCCCGGCACGGTCCCGTCCCCGCGGGACTTCGCCACGGGCGACCGCTTCGCGGCCCGCTCACTGCGACCCGACGCCGATCCCCACCAGAAACTGGTCCTCACCGCGGTTTCTTCCGTTGACTCGATCAACGGCGGCGATGCCGACCACTACTGGGCGAGCCATGTGAAGGAGGACGCGAAATGA
- a CDS encoding ABC transporter ATP-binding protein, which translates to MLSVQQLQINGRRDDLLPATSLQVRRGELMLVAGEGQDQRTALALALSGRMKPSNGILSWDDATKTKKVRLASALVDSPNVNEPEQHLSVRDLVTEDLSLIPRRYRGALLSKPWLKVNSFEDIAGLWIEQLAPHRRLELLTALALANPATDLLVVDSPDRHSADPAAWLPRLEALASDAGRPLAVVAVVGALPDNWTGPSAVIGNAVPKQPEPEPAPNPEAAEPHPKHAAPAAPDTALTPDTALTETPDPQTTTVQRIAK; encoded by the coding sequence GTGCTGTCCGTACAGCAACTTCAGATCAACGGCCGCAGGGACGATCTCCTCCCGGCAACCTCCCTTCAGGTTCGCCGTGGCGAACTCATGCTCGTCGCCGGAGAAGGGCAGGACCAGCGGACCGCCCTGGCCCTGGCACTCAGCGGCCGGATGAAGCCCAGCAACGGAATCCTGAGCTGGGACGATGCCACCAAGACCAAGAAGGTCCGGCTCGCCAGCGCCTTGGTGGACTCCCCCAACGTCAACGAACCCGAGCAACACCTCAGCGTCCGCGACCTTGTCACCGAGGACCTCTCCCTCATCCCACGCCGCTACCGTGGCGCACTGCTCAGCAAGCCGTGGCTGAAGGTCAACAGCTTCGAGGACATCGCCGGCCTCTGGATCGAGCAGCTTGCTCCGCACCGTCGCCTTGAACTCCTGACTGCGCTCGCCTTGGCAAATCCGGCCACCGACCTCCTGGTGGTGGACTCGCCCGATCGCCACAGCGCCGATCCCGCCGCGTGGCTGCCCCGCCTTGAGGCATTGGCGTCCGACGCCGGGCGGCCGCTCGCCGTCGTCGCCGTAGTTGGCGCCCTCCCGGACAACTGGACCGGCCCCTCCGCAGTGATCGGCAACGCAGTGCCGAAGCAGCCTGAACCGGAACCGGCGCCCAATCCCGAAGCAGCGGAACCCCATCCCAAGCACGCGGCCCCTGCCGCGCCGGATACCGCGTTGACGCCGGATACCGCGTTGACGGAAACCCCGGACCCTCAAACCACCACCGTCCAAAGGATCGCAAAGTGA
- a CDS encoding N-acetylmannosamine-6-phosphate 2-epimerase: MILTPEGLEALRSQLIVSCQAYPGEPMRDPRTTGQVAASAVIGGAAAIRVQGLADVQFTRAAVEVPVIGLWKDGHDGVFITPTLRHALAVANAGAHVVAIDGTRRERPDGLSLAATVAGIHAESHALVMADCGSLDDAVAAVEAGADLIGTTLSGYTGERLKTDGPDFALLEQIASAGLGKPLIAEGRIHTPAHARQALDAGAFAVVVGTAITHPASITGWFKGAMHA; the protein is encoded by the coding sequence ATGATCCTGACCCCCGAAGGCCTCGAAGCCCTCCGTTCCCAGCTCATCGTCTCCTGCCAGGCCTACCCCGGCGAGCCCATGCGCGATCCCCGCACCACGGGCCAGGTGGCCGCCTCTGCGGTCATCGGGGGCGCTGCGGCGATCCGCGTCCAAGGCTTGGCCGACGTGCAGTTCACCCGTGCCGCCGTCGAGGTTCCTGTCATTGGACTTTGGAAAGACGGCCACGACGGCGTCTTCATCACCCCGACGTTGCGTCATGCACTTGCTGTGGCGAACGCCGGGGCTCATGTTGTGGCGATCGATGGAACGCGCCGGGAGCGTCCGGATGGGCTGTCCTTGGCCGCCACTGTTGCCGGCATCCACGCGGAATCGCACGCCCTGGTCATGGCGGATTGCGGATCGTTAGATGACGCCGTGGCAGCCGTGGAGGCAGGCGCAGACCTGATCGGCACCACGTTGTCCGGCTACACCGGCGAGCGCCTTAAGACAGACGGCCCGGACTTTGCGCTCTTGGAACAGATCGCTTCTGCAGGCTTGGGTAAGCCGCTCATCGCTGAGGGACGGATCCACACCCCCGCCCACGCCCGCCAAGCCCTCGACGCGGGTGCCTTTGCCGTGGTTGTTGGTACCGCGATCACCCACCCGGCCAGCATCACGGGCTGGTTCAAGGGCGCGATGCACGCGTAA
- a CDS encoding YhgE/Pip family protein produces MTVLRLARSELKRMTGGLLPKLTILALTMVPLLYGAVYLYANWDPYGNLNQIDAALVVEDTGATAKDGSELQAGKKVADSLEEGHVFNWKQVSSADAADAGVKSGEYAFALRIPKDFSANLVSPGSFDAANQAMLHVTTNDANNYLLSTIVDKLTTAVHSTVAKEVGEETANQLLTGFGTIHASIVKAADGASELATGVGKLKDGAVTLHDGTSQLVTGADQLVAGQTQLRDGAVQLNTGAGQLSSGLTELKNKTATLPSDSQKLADGAAQVAAGNAQLNAKVQDVVGQLEAADKGLRNRVVESNARLVSAGVLTQEQADKVLADFDAAAASSPVTDAKAKISGDAAKIQQLSDGSAAVSAGASKLAAATPTLTDAISKAASGAGQLSTGASTLAAGQQSAVDGAVKLDDGAHKLDDGAGQLASGAVTAADGSNTLATELAKGAGDIPNPNDDQKNSVSKVIADPVAVDNVSQAKAGSYGAGLAPFFLTLALWIGVFMLVQAMRPITQRALASNAAAWKIAVGGWLPFFVVSVLQATILTVVVDVGLGLNPAHPIGMWLFMLAAVMAFSAIIQGIVALLGTPGKFVVLVLLVLQLVSSGGTFPWQTTPMPLHVVHQVLPMGYVVTGMRHLIYGGELSMIWPTVLGLLGYTLLGMALSTLAVRKHKVWTLKTLKPEIAV; encoded by the coding sequence GTGACTGTTCTGCGGCTTGCCCGCTCCGAACTCAAGCGCATGACCGGCGGGCTCCTGCCCAAGCTGACCATCCTGGCCCTGACCATGGTTCCGTTGTTGTACGGCGCCGTGTACCTGTACGCCAACTGGGATCCGTACGGGAACCTGAACCAGATCGACGCTGCCCTGGTGGTAGAGGACACCGGCGCCACCGCCAAGGACGGCTCGGAACTCCAGGCCGGCAAGAAGGTGGCAGACAGCCTGGAGGAGGGCCACGTCTTCAACTGGAAGCAGGTCTCCAGCGCCGACGCTGCAGATGCGGGCGTCAAGTCGGGCGAGTACGCGTTTGCCCTGCGCATCCCCAAGGATTTCTCCGCCAATCTGGTGTCCCCGGGCAGCTTTGATGCCGCCAACCAGGCCATGCTCCACGTCACCACGAACGATGCCAACAACTACCTCCTGAGCACCATCGTGGACAAGCTCACCACCGCCGTGCACTCCACCGTGGCCAAGGAAGTGGGCGAAGAAACCGCCAACCAACTCCTCACGGGTTTCGGCACCATTCACGCCTCCATAGTGAAAGCTGCGGACGGCGCCTCGGAGCTTGCCACCGGAGTGGGAAAGCTCAAGGACGGCGCGGTCACCCTGCACGACGGAACCTCCCAGCTGGTCACGGGAGCGGACCAATTGGTAGCTGGACAAACCCAGCTCCGTGACGGCGCCGTTCAACTCAACACGGGCGCGGGCCAACTGAGCTCCGGCCTGACCGAGCTCAAGAACAAAACCGCCACGCTGCCTTCGGATTCCCAGAAACTGGCCGACGGCGCCGCTCAAGTAGCCGCGGGAAACGCCCAGCTGAACGCCAAGGTGCAGGACGTCGTCGGGCAGCTTGAAGCAGCGGACAAAGGCCTCCGGAACCGTGTGGTCGAGTCCAACGCACGCTTGGTCTCGGCAGGCGTTCTGACGCAGGAACAGGCAGACAAGGTGCTGGCCGACTTTGATGCGGCTGCTGCTTCCAGTCCCGTTACTGATGCCAAGGCAAAGATCTCCGGAGACGCCGCCAAGATCCAGCAACTTTCCGATGGGTCCGCTGCAGTCAGCGCAGGCGCCTCCAAGCTGGCTGCCGCCACTCCCACACTGACTGACGCGATCTCCAAGGCAGCCTCCGGGGCGGGCCAGCTCAGCACCGGCGCATCAACCCTTGCCGCAGGTCAGCAGTCCGCCGTGGACGGTGCCGTAAAGCTCGACGACGGCGCACACAAACTCGACGACGGCGCCGGGCAGCTCGCCAGCGGCGCAGTCACCGCAGCCGATGGCTCCAACACCCTGGCCACCGAACTGGCCAAGGGGGCAGGCGACATCCCCAACCCGAACGACGACCAGAAGAACAGCGTCTCCAAAGTCATCGCCGATCCCGTGGCCGTGGACAACGTTTCCCAGGCAAAGGCAGGCTCCTACGGGGCAGGGCTGGCTCCGTTCTTCCTTACACTGGCCCTGTGGATCGGCGTCTTCATGCTGGTCCAGGCCATGCGGCCCATCACCCAACGGGCCTTGGCGTCCAACGCCGCCGCCTGGAAAATAGCCGTTGGGGGCTGGCTGCCGTTCTTCGTGGTCTCCGTCCTCCAGGCCACCATCCTCACAGTGGTGGTGGACGTGGGCCTTGGCCTGAACCCTGCCCACCCCATCGGCATGTGGCTCTTCATGCTGGCTGCCGTCATGGCGTTCAGCGCGATCATCCAGGGCATCGTGGCGCTGCTGGGCACTCCGGGCAAGTTTGTGGTGTTGGTCCTGCTGGTCCTCCAGCTGGTTTCCTCCGGCGGCACGTTCCCGTGGCAGACGACGCCGATGCCCCTGCACGTGGTGCACCAGGTGCTGCCCATGGGCTACGTGGTGACCGGCATGCGGCACCTGATCTACGGCGGTGAGTTGTCCATGATCTGGCCTACGGTCCTGGGCCTGCTTGGATACACTTTGCTGGGAATGGCGTTGTCCACGCTCGCCGTTCGGAAGCACAAGGTGTGGACCCTCAAAACCCTGAAGCCGGAGATCGCAGTATGA
- a CDS encoding dihydrolipoyl dehydrogenase family protein: MTAESSREFDVIVIGAGAVGENVADRVVRGGLTAVIVESELVGGECSYWACMPSKALLRPGSVLHAAQGIPGASEAVTGTVDAHAALKHRDWFTNNWQDNGQVEWLDSAGIELVRGRARITGPREVQVDGLDGAGHTLTARHAVVVATGSTPSIPDIDGLQDVPFWTTREATSAKEVPRRFVVLGGGVAGVELAQAFARLGSDVAVVARGRLLSSYPEEAANLVLAGLRADGIDVHLHTDVQKVEKNDDGSLTVWLNGKELKADQLLVASGRHPAVAGLGLESVGIEAPNSKPLRLTTDASGLVEGTAADAGAWLYAAGDAAGKVLLTHQGKYEARATGDAIVARANGTLNGAPQPWSPYAQTANQHAVPSVVFTDPEVASVGLNLEQALLQGKNATGVEIPINVSGAQLHSPDYKGWAQMVVDEDRKVLLGVTFAGPGVAELLHSATIAIVGEVPLGRLWHAVPSYPTISEVWLRLLEKYGL; the protein is encoded by the coding sequence ATGACTGCCGAGAGCTCCCGTGAATTTGACGTCATTGTGATCGGCGCAGGTGCCGTAGGTGAAAACGTGGCGGACCGTGTGGTTCGCGGCGGCCTGACGGCGGTGATTGTGGAGAGCGAGTTAGTGGGCGGCGAGTGCTCATACTGGGCATGCATGCCATCCAAAGCACTGTTGCGTCCCGGCAGTGTCCTTCACGCAGCCCAGGGAATACCCGGGGCAAGCGAGGCCGTCACTGGAACCGTTGACGCGCACGCGGCGCTCAAACATCGGGATTGGTTCACCAATAATTGGCAGGACAACGGCCAGGTTGAGTGGTTGGACAGTGCGGGTATTGAGTTGGTTCGCGGCCGCGCCCGCATCACGGGTCCGCGCGAGGTGCAGGTAGACGGCCTGGACGGCGCCGGCCATACCCTCACGGCGCGCCATGCAGTGGTGGTGGCTACTGGATCAACTCCGTCAATCCCGGACATCGACGGCCTTCAGGATGTTCCGTTCTGGACCACCAGGGAAGCAACGTCCGCCAAGGAGGTTCCCCGGCGCTTCGTGGTCCTGGGCGGCGGCGTTGCCGGCGTCGAGTTGGCGCAGGCTTTTGCCCGGCTGGGCTCGGACGTGGCAGTGGTGGCCCGGGGCCGCCTGCTGAGCAGTTACCCCGAGGAAGCCGCCAACCTGGTCTTGGCCGGCCTCCGCGCAGACGGCATTGATGTGCACCTTCACACCGACGTGCAAAAAGTGGAGAAGAACGACGACGGCTCACTGACAGTGTGGCTCAACGGCAAGGAACTCAAGGCCGATCAACTCCTGGTCGCGTCCGGACGGCACCCCGCAGTGGCCGGCCTTGGCTTGGAAAGCGTGGGTATCGAAGCGCCGAACAGCAAGCCGCTCCGCCTGACCACCGATGCCAGCGGTCTGGTGGAAGGTACGGCCGCAGACGCCGGTGCTTGGCTGTACGCAGCTGGTGATGCCGCGGGCAAGGTCCTCCTCACGCACCAAGGAAAATACGAGGCCCGGGCCACAGGGGATGCGATCGTGGCCCGAGCCAACGGCACCCTCAATGGCGCTCCCCAGCCGTGGAGCCCCTACGCACAGACAGCAAACCAGCATGCGGTGCCCAGCGTCGTGTTCACGGATCCGGAAGTTGCCTCAGTGGGGTTGAACCTGGAGCAGGCCCTGCTTCAGGGAAAGAACGCCACCGGCGTGGAGATCCCCATCAACGTCTCCGGCGCCCAACTCCATTCCCCCGATTACAAGGGGTGGGCCCAGATGGTGGTGGACGAGGACCGGAAAGTTCTGCTGGGAGTAACCTTTGCCGGGCCCGGAGTTGCTGAGCTGCTGCATTCCGCCACCATTGCCATTGTTGGAGAGGTGCCACTGGGCAGGTTGTGGCACGCGGTCCCCTCCTACCCCACCATCAGTGAGGTGTGGCTGCGGCTGCTCGAAAAGTACGGGCTCTAG
- a CDS encoding ROK family protein, translated as MTAPVAQATHVIGVDLGGTKTAAGVVAPSGEVLMSETIPTLNRDGGEAILDATAALITGLVERAADAGMSVSGVGIGSAGVIDASSGTVVSATDAIHGWAGTELVSGLSSRLSLPATSVRAVNDVHAHALGESWLGAAAGSSSSLMVAFGTGVGGSFVLDGSPVLGHRFVGGHVGHFASPYAYSDGVPLPCVCGSAGHVEAIASGPAIYETYLRFGGSTSEASDTRGLFGLASSSAHDGGAGGASAGDRTAALRAIDVGAAAAGQAVGGLINILDPGTVVISGGLADAGELWWTPMETALRKELLSPLASVPVVRATLGNTAAIVGAAKLVLP; from the coding sequence GTGACCGCTCCCGTAGCCCAAGCGACCCACGTGATCGGCGTTGACCTCGGCGGCACCAAAACCGCCGCCGGGGTTGTCGCCCCTTCAGGCGAAGTGTTGATGTCGGAGACCATTCCGACATTGAACCGGGATGGCGGCGAAGCGATCCTCGACGCCACCGCAGCGCTGATCACGGGCTTGGTGGAGCGCGCTGCCGACGCCGGAATGTCAGTTTCCGGCGTCGGCATCGGCTCCGCCGGAGTCATCGATGCCTCTTCCGGGACCGTCGTGTCTGCGACCGACGCGATTCATGGCTGGGCCGGGACTGAGCTCGTTTCTGGTCTTTCATCCCGTCTATCGCTTCCAGCCACCTCTGTGCGCGCCGTCAACGATGTCCACGCCCACGCCCTCGGCGAATCTTGGCTTGGCGCCGCTGCCGGTTCCTCAAGTTCACTCATGGTGGCGTTCGGGACCGGTGTGGGGGGCAGTTTTGTGCTGGATGGTTCGCCTGTTCTGGGGCACCGCTTTGTGGGCGGGCATGTGGGGCACTTCGCTTCGCCTTATGCTTACTCAGATGGTGTTCCGCTGCCGTGTGTGTGCGGTTCGGCCGGGCACGTCGAGGCCATAGCCTCAGGGCCCGCGATTTATGAGACGTACCTGCGGTTTGGCGGTTCTACCAGTGAGGCTTCGGACACGCGGGGCCTGTTTGGACTGGCCTCTTCAAGCGCTCACGACGGCGGTGCTGGCGGTGCCTCCGCTGGTGACCGCACCGCCGCCTTGCGCGCCATTGACGTCGGTGCTGCCGCCGCTGGCCAGGCCGTGGGTGGGCTCATCAACATCCTGGACCCCGGAACTGTGGTGATCTCCGGTGGCCTGGCTGATGCCGGCGAGCTGTGGTGGACCCCCATGGAGACGGCGCTACGCAAAGAACTGTTGTCCCCGCTGGCTTCTGTACCCGTGGTCCGGGCAACCCTTGGCAATACGGCCGCCATTGTTGGTGCCGCGAAACTCGTTCTCCCTTAA
- a CDS encoding ABC transporter ATP-binding protein codes for MSESTGKPVIELQDVKVYHHARTGGLFRPNIVKAVDGVDFTISRGETVGIVGESGCGKSTLASVLVGLQPPTSGKVLFHGKPAIKRNAAMRKQFGRSVSVVFQDPATALNPRMTIQDILTDPLQIHGIGNASTRAAKVKELLALVGLPHSAAEVTPSQVSGGQRQRVAIARALALDPDIIVADEPTSALDVSVRAQVLNLLSDLKTQLNLGMVFISHDIQTVRYVSDRICVMYFGKIVEQGSAAQVFDNPSNDYTKKLLGAAPSLLHI; via the coding sequence ATGAGTGAATCAACCGGCAAACCGGTCATTGAGCTCCAGGACGTCAAGGTCTACCACCACGCACGGACCGGTGGCCTGTTCCGTCCAAACATCGTCAAAGCTGTTGACGGCGTGGACTTCACCATCAGCCGCGGCGAAACCGTAGGCATCGTGGGTGAGTCCGGCTGCGGCAAGTCCACGCTTGCTTCAGTGCTCGTGGGACTCCAGCCGCCGACGTCGGGCAAGGTTTTGTTCCACGGAAAGCCGGCCATCAAGCGGAACGCGGCCATGCGCAAGCAGTTCGGCCGCTCCGTCTCCGTGGTCTTCCAGGACCCGGCAACAGCACTGAACCCGCGCATGACCATCCAGGACATCCTCACCGATCCATTGCAGATTCACGGCATCGGCAACGCATCAACGCGCGCTGCCAAGGTCAAGGAACTGTTGGCGCTGGTTGGCTTGCCGCACTCGGCAGCCGAAGTGACGCCGTCGCAGGTTTCCGGCGGCCAGCGCCAGCGCGTGGCGATCGCCCGAGCCCTGGCCTTGGACCCGGACATCATCGTGGCGGACGAGCCGACGTCGGCGCTGGACGTTTCCGTCCGTGCGCAGGTCCTGAACCTGCTCTCCGACCTGAAGACGCAGCTGAACCTGGGCATGGTGTTCATCTCGCACGACATCCAGACCGTCCGCTACGTCTCGGACCGTATCTGCGTCATGTACTTCGGCAAGATCGTCGAACAAGGCTCAGCCGCGCAGGTCTTCGACAACCCGAGCAACGACTACACCAAGAAGCTGCTGGGCGCCGCGCCAAGCCTGCTTCATATCTAG